One segment of Salvia splendens isolate huo1 chromosome 20, SspV2, whole genome shotgun sequence DNA contains the following:
- the LOC121782612 gene encoding probable L-type lectin-domain containing receptor kinase V.3 isoform X1, with protein MKPRMMNTQNLLFLTYSSLFILSLQFFQNCCAKCPPSSCGLIPIRSPFRLSNCGDPGQELVCENNVTLMYVDSRKYYVKEIHYQNFTMRVSDISTDNNICSFPIHSSSDYDDNRPFKSGFGFAYKLISLVSCEHPLRNSSLFTKLTDCEQYSKYTYINVGNMRVKDLDHMCTLDTVLATSWRYQDSEFLSNMSLSEIHQSLLYGFNLNWYKLMCLYGKEGVDPDVLVSCDRSDLQRKLDYIKHSFLSPKGPTGGFLMILMLILAIVFIGVGIAAKIIITITFVVIFRTETEADWLIVAQSVGEIPTIVDIEYHFNASNSAIVYLELRFILGFLCAVGFLIYKFQRRRLSAYEEIESFLQSDNHLSPIRYSYSEIKKMTRNFREKLGEGGFGSVYKGKLQSGHYVAVKLLGKAKINDKDFINEIGTIGRIHHANVVQLIGYCAERSKRALVLDFMPNGSLDKYIFKPKKTSSLDWGMKFKIAVGAARGIEYLHSGCDIKILHFDIKPHNILLDDKFVPKVTDFGLAKLYSIDKEAVTMTAARGTIGYIAPELNCRSIGLVSHKADVYSFGMLLMEMAGVNNKDDPNKYFPDWIYDCINKGEDLGIVEEDNNVDDVNENGKNVLKKMTIVGLWCIQMNPDNRPSMNKVLEMLEGDVEDLKIPEHPSHLVNEARSWDADSNGSVSQSYYDSDSIKISIA; from the exons atGAAGCCAAGAATGATGAACACTCAAAACCTCCTCTTCCTCACTTACTCATCTCTCTTCATTCTTTCACTTCAATTCTTTCAAAATTGTTGTGCAAAATGCCCCCCTTCTTCCTGTGGCCTCATTCCCATTCGCTCCCCTTTCCGCCTCAGCAACTGTGGCGATCCTGGCCAAGAGTTAGTATGCGAAAACAACGTCACCTTAATGTACGTTGACTCCCGGAAATACTATGTCAAAGAAATCCATTACCAAAACTTCACCATGAGGGTCTCCGATATTTCCACAGACAACAACATCTGCTCTTTCCCTATACATTCTTCCTCCGATTATGACGATAACCGTCCTTTTAAAAGCGGATTCGGTTTTGCCTATAAGCTCATTAGTTTGGTGAGCTGCGAGCATCCTTTGCGTAATTCTTCCCTCTTTACCAAACTTACTGATTGTGAGCAGTATAgcaaatacacatatataaacgTTGGAAACATGCGTGTCAAAGATTTGGACCATATGTGCACATTAGATACTGTGCTGGCAACATCTTGGAGATATCAAGATTCGGAATTTTTGAGTAATATGTCCCTCTCAGAAATCCATCAGTCTCTGCtatatggatttaatttaaattggtACAAATTAATGTGTCTCTACGGAAAAGAAGGTGTCGATCCGGATGTGCTAGTTAGTTGCGACCGTTCAGACCTTCAACGTAAATTGG ACTACATCAAGCACTCCTTCCTATCACCTAAAG GTCCAACTGGAGGCTTTCTCATGATTTTAATGCTCATACTTG CTATTGTATTTATAGGGGTAGGCATTGCAGCAAAGATCATTATCACCATCACATTTGTTGTCATTTTTCGGACTGAAACAGAGGCCG ATTGGCTCATCGTTGCTCAATCCGTTGGAGAGATCCCAACGATAGTAGATATTGAATACCACTTCAATGCTTCTAATTCGGCAATTGTTTACTTGGAACTAAGATTCATCTTGGGGTTTCTCTGCGCAGTGGGGTTCCTGATCTACAAATTTCAAAGAAGGCGTTTGTCCGCGTACGAGGAAATAGAGAGCTTCCTACAAAGTGACAACCATTTGTCCCCTATCAGGTACTCCTACTCAGAAATAAAGAAGATGACTAGAAATTTTCGAGAAAAACTAGGAGAAGGTGGCTTCGGCTCTGTTTACAAAGGAAAGCTTCAGAGTGGCCATTACGTGGCAGTCAAGCTATTGGGAAAAGCCAAAATAAATGACAAAGATTTCATCAATGAAATCGGGACAATTGGGAGGATCCATCATGCCAATGTTGTCCAACTTATAGGATACTGTGCGGAGAGATCCAAGCGTGCCCTCGTACTTGATTTCATGCCAAATGGTTCTCTTGACAAATATATCTtcaaaccaaaaaaaacatCTTCACTGGATTGGGGTATGAAATTCAAGATTGCAGTTGGAGCGGCCCGAGGGATTGAGTATTTGCATAGTGGTTGTGATATCAAGATCTTGCATTTTGATATCAAGCCCCACAATATACTTCTCGATGACAAGTTTGTCCCCAAGGTCACCGATTTTGGACTAGCAAAGTTATACTCCATAGACAAGGAAGCGGTGACAATGACGGCTGCAAGAGGCACCATAGGCTATATTGCTCCGGAACTCAATTGCAGAAGCATTGGCCTAGTGTCACACAAGGCCGATGTGTATAGTTTTGGGATGTTGTTGATGGAGATGGCAGGTGTAAACAACAAGGATGATCCAAACAAGTATTTCCCAGATTGGATATATGATTGCATTAATAAAGGTGAGGATCTTGGAATTGTTGAAGAGGACAACAATGTTGATGATGTGAATGAGAATGGAAAGAATGTCCTTAAGAAGATGACAATAGTTGGCTTGTGGTGCATACAAATGAATCCAGACAATCGACCATCAATGAATAAAGTGTTGGAGATGTTGGAAGGTGACGTTGAAGATTTGAAGATTCCAGAGCATCCATCTCACTTAGTGAATGAGGCCAGGAGTTGGGATGCGGATTCAAATGGCTCTGTATCACAGTCATATTATGACAGTGATAGTATCAAGATTAGTatagcatga
- the LOC121782612 gene encoding rust resistance kinase Lr10-like isoform X2 yields the protein MKPRMMNTQNLLFLTYSSLFILSLQFFQNCCAKCPPSSCGLIPIRSPFRLSNCGDPGQELVCENNVTLMYVDSRKYYVKEIHYQNFTMRVSDISTDNNICSFPIHSSSDYDDNRPFKSGFGFAYKLISLVSCEHPLRNSSLFTKLTDCEQYSKYTYINVGNMRVKDLDHMCTLDTVLATSWRYQDSEFLSNMSLSEIHQSLLYGFNLNWYKLMCLYGKEGVDPDVLVSCDRSDLQRKLDYIKHSFLSPKGPTGGFLMILMLILAIVFIGVGIAAKIIITITFVVIFRTETEAVGFLIYKFQRRRLSAYEEIESFLQSDNHLSPIRYSYSEIKKMTRNFREKLGEGGFGSVYKGKLQSGHYVAVKLLGKAKINDKDFINEIGTIGRIHHANVVQLIGYCAERSKRALVLDFMPNGSLDKYIFKPKKTSSLDWGMKFKIAVGAARGIEYLHSGCDIKILHFDIKPHNILLDDKFVPKVTDFGLAKLYSIDKEAVTMTAARGTIGYIAPELNCRSIGLVSHKADVYSFGMLLMEMAGVNNKDDPNKYFPDWIYDCINKGEDLGIVEEDNNVDDVNENGKNVLKKMTIVGLWCIQMNPDNRPSMNKVLEMLEGDVEDLKIPEHPSHLVNEARSWDADSNGSVSQSYYDSDSIKISIA from the exons atGAAGCCAAGAATGATGAACACTCAAAACCTCCTCTTCCTCACTTACTCATCTCTCTTCATTCTTTCACTTCAATTCTTTCAAAATTGTTGTGCAAAATGCCCCCCTTCTTCCTGTGGCCTCATTCCCATTCGCTCCCCTTTCCGCCTCAGCAACTGTGGCGATCCTGGCCAAGAGTTAGTATGCGAAAACAACGTCACCTTAATGTACGTTGACTCCCGGAAATACTATGTCAAAGAAATCCATTACCAAAACTTCACCATGAGGGTCTCCGATATTTCCACAGACAACAACATCTGCTCTTTCCCTATACATTCTTCCTCCGATTATGACGATAACCGTCCTTTTAAAAGCGGATTCGGTTTTGCCTATAAGCTCATTAGTTTGGTGAGCTGCGAGCATCCTTTGCGTAATTCTTCCCTCTTTACCAAACTTACTGATTGTGAGCAGTATAgcaaatacacatatataaacgTTGGAAACATGCGTGTCAAAGATTTGGACCATATGTGCACATTAGATACTGTGCTGGCAACATCTTGGAGATATCAAGATTCGGAATTTTTGAGTAATATGTCCCTCTCAGAAATCCATCAGTCTCTGCtatatggatttaatttaaattggtACAAATTAATGTGTCTCTACGGAAAAGAAGGTGTCGATCCGGATGTGCTAGTTAGTTGCGACCGTTCAGACCTTCAACGTAAATTGG ACTACATCAAGCACTCCTTCCTATCACCTAAAG GTCCAACTGGAGGCTTTCTCATGATTTTAATGCTCATACTTG CTATTGTATTTATAGGGGTAGGCATTGCAGCAAAGATCATTATCACCATCACATTTGTTGTCATTTTTCGGACTGAAACAGAGGCCG TGGGGTTCCTGATCTACAAATTTCAAAGAAGGCGTTTGTCCGCGTACGAGGAAATAGAGAGCTTCCTACAAAGTGACAACCATTTGTCCCCTATCAGGTACTCCTACTCAGAAATAAAGAAGATGACTAGAAATTTTCGAGAAAAACTAGGAGAAGGTGGCTTCGGCTCTGTTTACAAAGGAAAGCTTCAGAGTGGCCATTACGTGGCAGTCAAGCTATTGGGAAAAGCCAAAATAAATGACAAAGATTTCATCAATGAAATCGGGACAATTGGGAGGATCCATCATGCCAATGTTGTCCAACTTATAGGATACTGTGCGGAGAGATCCAAGCGTGCCCTCGTACTTGATTTCATGCCAAATGGTTCTCTTGACAAATATATCTtcaaaccaaaaaaaacatCTTCACTGGATTGGGGTATGAAATTCAAGATTGCAGTTGGAGCGGCCCGAGGGATTGAGTATTTGCATAGTGGTTGTGATATCAAGATCTTGCATTTTGATATCAAGCCCCACAATATACTTCTCGATGACAAGTTTGTCCCCAAGGTCACCGATTTTGGACTAGCAAAGTTATACTCCATAGACAAGGAAGCGGTGACAATGACGGCTGCAAGAGGCACCATAGGCTATATTGCTCCGGAACTCAATTGCAGAAGCATTGGCCTAGTGTCACACAAGGCCGATGTGTATAGTTTTGGGATGTTGTTGATGGAGATGGCAGGTGTAAACAACAAGGATGATCCAAACAAGTATTTCCCAGATTGGATATATGATTGCATTAATAAAGGTGAGGATCTTGGAATTGTTGAAGAGGACAACAATGTTGATGATGTGAATGAGAATGGAAAGAATGTCCTTAAGAAGATGACAATAGTTGGCTTGTGGTGCATACAAATGAATCCAGACAATCGACCATCAATGAATAAAGTGTTGGAGATGTTGGAAGGTGACGTTGAAGATTTGAAGATTCCAGAGCATCCATCTCACTTAGTGAATGAGGCCAGGAGTTGGGATGCGGATTCAAATGGCTCTGTATCACAGTCATATTATGACAGTGATAGTATCAAGATTAGTatagcatga
- the LOC121782612 gene encoding rust resistance kinase Lr10-like isoform X4 — protein MKPRMMNTQNLLFLTYSSLFILSLQFFQNCCAKCPPSSCGLIPIRSPFRLSNCGDPGQELVCENNVTLMYVDSRKYYVKEIHYQNFTMRVSDISTDNNICSFPIHSSSDYDDNRPFKSGFGFAYKLISLVSCEHPLRNSSLFTKLTDCEQYSKYTYINVGNMRVKDLDHMCTLDTVLATSWRYQDSEFLSNMSLSEIHQSLLYGFNLNWYKLMCLYGKEGVDPDVLVSCDRSDLQRKLDYIKHSFLSPKVGFLIYKFQRRRLSAYEEIESFLQSDNHLSPIRYSYSEIKKMTRNFREKLGEGGFGSVYKGKLQSGHYVAVKLLGKAKINDKDFINEIGTIGRIHHANVVQLIGYCAERSKRALVLDFMPNGSLDKYIFKPKKTSSLDWGMKFKIAVGAARGIEYLHSGCDIKILHFDIKPHNILLDDKFVPKVTDFGLAKLYSIDKEAVTMTAARGTIGYIAPELNCRSIGLVSHKADVYSFGMLLMEMAGVNNKDDPNKYFPDWIYDCINKGEDLGIVEEDNNVDDVNENGKNVLKKMTIVGLWCIQMNPDNRPSMNKVLEMLEGDVEDLKIPEHPSHLVNEARSWDADSNGSVSQSYYDSDSIKISIA, from the exons atGAAGCCAAGAATGATGAACACTCAAAACCTCCTCTTCCTCACTTACTCATCTCTCTTCATTCTTTCACTTCAATTCTTTCAAAATTGTTGTGCAAAATGCCCCCCTTCTTCCTGTGGCCTCATTCCCATTCGCTCCCCTTTCCGCCTCAGCAACTGTGGCGATCCTGGCCAAGAGTTAGTATGCGAAAACAACGTCACCTTAATGTACGTTGACTCCCGGAAATACTATGTCAAAGAAATCCATTACCAAAACTTCACCATGAGGGTCTCCGATATTTCCACAGACAACAACATCTGCTCTTTCCCTATACATTCTTCCTCCGATTATGACGATAACCGTCCTTTTAAAAGCGGATTCGGTTTTGCCTATAAGCTCATTAGTTTGGTGAGCTGCGAGCATCCTTTGCGTAATTCTTCCCTCTTTACCAAACTTACTGATTGTGAGCAGTATAgcaaatacacatatataaacgTTGGAAACATGCGTGTCAAAGATTTGGACCATATGTGCACATTAGATACTGTGCTGGCAACATCTTGGAGATATCAAGATTCGGAATTTTTGAGTAATATGTCCCTCTCAGAAATCCATCAGTCTCTGCtatatggatttaatttaaattggtACAAATTAATGTGTCTCTACGGAAAAGAAGGTGTCGATCCGGATGTGCTAGTTAGTTGCGACCGTTCAGACCTTCAACGTAAATTGG ACTACATCAAGCACTCCTTCCTATCACCTAAAG TGGGGTTCCTGATCTACAAATTTCAAAGAAGGCGTTTGTCCGCGTACGAGGAAATAGAGAGCTTCCTACAAAGTGACAACCATTTGTCCCCTATCAGGTACTCCTACTCAGAAATAAAGAAGATGACTAGAAATTTTCGAGAAAAACTAGGAGAAGGTGGCTTCGGCTCTGTTTACAAAGGAAAGCTTCAGAGTGGCCATTACGTGGCAGTCAAGCTATTGGGAAAAGCCAAAATAAATGACAAAGATTTCATCAATGAAATCGGGACAATTGGGAGGATCCATCATGCCAATGTTGTCCAACTTATAGGATACTGTGCGGAGAGATCCAAGCGTGCCCTCGTACTTGATTTCATGCCAAATGGTTCTCTTGACAAATATATCTtcaaaccaaaaaaaacatCTTCACTGGATTGGGGTATGAAATTCAAGATTGCAGTTGGAGCGGCCCGAGGGATTGAGTATTTGCATAGTGGTTGTGATATCAAGATCTTGCATTTTGATATCAAGCCCCACAATATACTTCTCGATGACAAGTTTGTCCCCAAGGTCACCGATTTTGGACTAGCAAAGTTATACTCCATAGACAAGGAAGCGGTGACAATGACGGCTGCAAGAGGCACCATAGGCTATATTGCTCCGGAACTCAATTGCAGAAGCATTGGCCTAGTGTCACACAAGGCCGATGTGTATAGTTTTGGGATGTTGTTGATGGAGATGGCAGGTGTAAACAACAAGGATGATCCAAACAAGTATTTCCCAGATTGGATATATGATTGCATTAATAAAGGTGAGGATCTTGGAATTGTTGAAGAGGACAACAATGTTGATGATGTGAATGAGAATGGAAAGAATGTCCTTAAGAAGATGACAATAGTTGGCTTGTGGTGCATACAAATGAATCCAGACAATCGACCATCAATGAATAAAGTGTTGGAGATGTTGGAAGGTGACGTTGAAGATTTGAAGATTCCAGAGCATCCATCTCACTTAGTGAATGAGGCCAGGAGTTGGGATGCGGATTCAAATGGCTCTGTATCACAGTCATATTATGACAGTGATAGTATCAAGATTAGTatagcatga
- the LOC121782612 gene encoding rust resistance kinase Lr10-like isoform X3, with product MKPRMMNTQNLLFLTYSSLFILSLQFFQNCCAKCPPSSCGLIPIRSPFRLSNCGDPGQELVCENNVTLMYVDSRKYYVKEIHYQNFTMRVSDISTDNNICSFPIHSSSDYDDNRPFKSGFGFAYKLISLVSCEHPLRNSSLFTKLTDCEQYSKYTYINVGNMRVKDLDHMCTLDTVLATSWRYQDSEFLSNMSLSEIHQSLLYGFNLNWYKLMCLYGKEGVDPDVLVSCDRSDLQRKLDYIKHSFLSPKGPTGGFLMILMLILVGFLIYKFQRRRLSAYEEIESFLQSDNHLSPIRYSYSEIKKMTRNFREKLGEGGFGSVYKGKLQSGHYVAVKLLGKAKINDKDFINEIGTIGRIHHANVVQLIGYCAERSKRALVLDFMPNGSLDKYIFKPKKTSSLDWGMKFKIAVGAARGIEYLHSGCDIKILHFDIKPHNILLDDKFVPKVTDFGLAKLYSIDKEAVTMTAARGTIGYIAPELNCRSIGLVSHKADVYSFGMLLMEMAGVNNKDDPNKYFPDWIYDCINKGEDLGIVEEDNNVDDVNENGKNVLKKMTIVGLWCIQMNPDNRPSMNKVLEMLEGDVEDLKIPEHPSHLVNEARSWDADSNGSVSQSYYDSDSIKISIA from the exons atGAAGCCAAGAATGATGAACACTCAAAACCTCCTCTTCCTCACTTACTCATCTCTCTTCATTCTTTCACTTCAATTCTTTCAAAATTGTTGTGCAAAATGCCCCCCTTCTTCCTGTGGCCTCATTCCCATTCGCTCCCCTTTCCGCCTCAGCAACTGTGGCGATCCTGGCCAAGAGTTAGTATGCGAAAACAACGTCACCTTAATGTACGTTGACTCCCGGAAATACTATGTCAAAGAAATCCATTACCAAAACTTCACCATGAGGGTCTCCGATATTTCCACAGACAACAACATCTGCTCTTTCCCTATACATTCTTCCTCCGATTATGACGATAACCGTCCTTTTAAAAGCGGATTCGGTTTTGCCTATAAGCTCATTAGTTTGGTGAGCTGCGAGCATCCTTTGCGTAATTCTTCCCTCTTTACCAAACTTACTGATTGTGAGCAGTATAgcaaatacacatatataaacgTTGGAAACATGCGTGTCAAAGATTTGGACCATATGTGCACATTAGATACTGTGCTGGCAACATCTTGGAGATATCAAGATTCGGAATTTTTGAGTAATATGTCCCTCTCAGAAATCCATCAGTCTCTGCtatatggatttaatttaaattggtACAAATTAATGTGTCTCTACGGAAAAGAAGGTGTCGATCCGGATGTGCTAGTTAGTTGCGACCGTTCAGACCTTCAACGTAAATTGG ACTACATCAAGCACTCCTTCCTATCACCTAAAG GTCCAACTGGAGGCTTTCTCATGATTTTAATGCTCATACTTG TGGGGTTCCTGATCTACAAATTTCAAAGAAGGCGTTTGTCCGCGTACGAGGAAATAGAGAGCTTCCTACAAAGTGACAACCATTTGTCCCCTATCAGGTACTCCTACTCAGAAATAAAGAAGATGACTAGAAATTTTCGAGAAAAACTAGGAGAAGGTGGCTTCGGCTCTGTTTACAAAGGAAAGCTTCAGAGTGGCCATTACGTGGCAGTCAAGCTATTGGGAAAAGCCAAAATAAATGACAAAGATTTCATCAATGAAATCGGGACAATTGGGAGGATCCATCATGCCAATGTTGTCCAACTTATAGGATACTGTGCGGAGAGATCCAAGCGTGCCCTCGTACTTGATTTCATGCCAAATGGTTCTCTTGACAAATATATCTtcaaaccaaaaaaaacatCTTCACTGGATTGGGGTATGAAATTCAAGATTGCAGTTGGAGCGGCCCGAGGGATTGAGTATTTGCATAGTGGTTGTGATATCAAGATCTTGCATTTTGATATCAAGCCCCACAATATACTTCTCGATGACAAGTTTGTCCCCAAGGTCACCGATTTTGGACTAGCAAAGTTATACTCCATAGACAAGGAAGCGGTGACAATGACGGCTGCAAGAGGCACCATAGGCTATATTGCTCCGGAACTCAATTGCAGAAGCATTGGCCTAGTGTCACACAAGGCCGATGTGTATAGTTTTGGGATGTTGTTGATGGAGATGGCAGGTGTAAACAACAAGGATGATCCAAACAAGTATTTCCCAGATTGGATATATGATTGCATTAATAAAGGTGAGGATCTTGGAATTGTTGAAGAGGACAACAATGTTGATGATGTGAATGAGAATGGAAAGAATGTCCTTAAGAAGATGACAATAGTTGGCTTGTGGTGCATACAAATGAATCCAGACAATCGACCATCAATGAATAAAGTGTTGGAGATGTTGGAAGGTGACGTTGAAGATTTGAAGATTCCAGAGCATCCATCTCACTTAGTGAATGAGGCCAGGAGTTGGGATGCGGATTCAAATGGCTCTGTATCACAGTCATATTATGACAGTGATAGTATCAAGATTAGTatagcatga
- the LOC121781771 gene encoding probable inactive receptor kinase At4g23740 — MSAIYDNWERLVAAAIKKQQIWELCHRSSSTLSDASYLSSSFSDPSFEISRSHKLVLVSQFCPAFDVEDAALASVKLLGAGTFGSAYMAMIEDQPRFVVKSLRSEGQTADVDWETRVKIAVGIAEIHKKLGGMLVYGNIKASNIFLNQQLYGCVSDFVLSNMMKSRLKPTSSDVYSLGILLLELLTRKNPAAVNLVKLVNSVKTNERAANVFDPDLLKHPSISEQMIKMLQIGVKCVANSAKKRPKISEVVEMLADIDILNRVSRSLDSTSREGKLVFVEDVNVDPIFEIEHLLEASAEVVGKGSFGNSYKITLNNGSVVMVKRCKDVNPTFKDFQNHVELFGKMNHTNIGRLKAFYYSRYEKLLLYDYYTQGCISSLHGIRGDDWVTRFKIALGAARGIAHVHGQDQKLVLGNIKSSNIFLNDQNHAIVAFDAGLANLISPERLPCVLDSVYCAPEVRNVGGVSQASDVYSFGVVLLELFYGESSQDFPIPKL, encoded by the exons ATGTCTGCGATCTATGATAACTGGGAGAGGCTGGTGGCTGCTGCTATAAAGAAACAGCAGATATGGGAGCTCTGCCATCGATCTTCTAGCACCCTCTCCGATGCTTCGTATCTGTCTTCTTCCTTTAGCGATCCGAGCTTCGAAATTTCAAGATCACACAAGCTGGTTCTGGTCTCACAGTTTTGCCCTGCTTTTGATGTCGAAGATGCAGCCTTGGCTTCTGTGAAGTTGCTCGGGGCCGGAACCTTTGGGAGTGCGTACATGGCTATGATCGAGGATCAGCCAAGATTTGTGGTGAAGAGTCTCAGGTCGGAGG gccaaacggcagaTGTAGACTGGGAAACCAGAGTAAAAATTGCCGTTGGCATTGCTGAAATACACAAAAAACTTGGCGGGATGCTTGTCTATGGAAACATTAAGGCATCAAATATTTTTCTCAATCAACAACTATACGGCTGTGTATCAGATTTCGTCTTGTCAAACATGATGAAATCTAGACTCAAACCAACTTCATCAGATGTGTATAGCTTAGGAATTCTGCTACTCGAGCTTCTAACTAGAAAGAATCCTGCAGCTGTTAACCTAGTCAAGCTGGTTAATTCAGTTAAAACTAATGAGAGGGCTGCTAACGTTTTCGATCCCGATCTATTGAAGCATCCTTCCATCAGTGAACAGATGATTAAAATGTTGCAAATAGGAGTTAAATGTGTCGCTAATTCAGCAAAAAAGAGACCTAAAATATCTGAAGTGGTGGAGATGTTGGCGGACATTGACATATTGAACCGAGTGAGCCGCTCTTTGGACTCAACGAGCCGGGAAGGAAAACTTGTATTTGTTGAGGATGTTAATGTAGATCCTATATTTGAGATTGAGCATTTACTGGAGGCTTCTGCTGAGGTGGTTGGGAAAGGATCATTCGGGAATAGTTACAAGATAACACTCAACAATGGAAGTGTAGTTATGGTGAAGAGATGTAAAGATGTGAATCCAACATTCAAGGATTTTCAGAATCATGTCGAGTTATTTGGAAAAATGAATCACACAAATATCGGTAGATTAAAGGCTTTTTACTATTCAAGGTATGAAAAGCTTTTGTTGTATGATTATTACACTCAAGGCTGCATATCTTCGCTACATG GGATAAGAGGTGATGACTGGGTGACCAGATTCAAGATTGCTCTTGGAGCAGCAAGAGGTATCGCTCACGTCCACGGACAAGATCAGAAGCTTGTGCTCGGAAATATAAAATCCTCCAATATTTTCCTCAATGACCAAAATCATGCCATTGTGGCCTTTGATGCTGGATTGGCAAATCTGATAAGTCCCGAGAGGCTGCCATGTGTACTAGATTCGGTCTACTGTGCCCCGGAAGTAAGAAACGTGGGGGGAGTGTCACAGGCTTCTGATGTCTATAGCTTTGGAGTTGTTCTGCTTGAACTTTTTTACGGAGAATCATCTCAAGACTTTCCAATACCAAAGCTCTGA